One segment of Carassius auratus strain Wakin chromosome 2, ASM336829v1, whole genome shotgun sequence DNA contains the following:
- the LOC113112714 gene encoding amino-terminal enhancer of split-like isoform X1 has protein sequence MMFPQARHSASSQSTQSLKFTTSDSCDRIKDEFQFLQAQYHSLKLECDKLASEKSEMQRHYIMYYEMSYGLNIEMHKQAEIVKRLNGICAQVLPYLSQEHQQQVLGAIERAKQVTPPEMNSIIRQQLQVHQLSQLQGLALPMTHLPLGLTQHSLPAVTSNSGLLSLSSILASHAHLAKEEKSFRDAADGHRDEDADKSD, from the exons ATGATGTTTCCACAAGCCAGGCACTCG GCTTCGTCTCAATCGACACAGTCGCTCAAATTCACCACGTCAGACTCTTGTGATCGCATCAAAGATGAATTTCAGTTCCTGCAGGCCCAGTATCACAG TCTGAAGCTGGAATGTGATAAACTGGCGAGTGAGAAATCTGAAATGCAGCGTCATTACATAATG TATTATGAGATGTCATACGGACTCAACATTGAAATGCACAAGCAG GCCGAGATTGTGAAGAGATTGAACGGAATCTGTGCTCAGGTGTTGCCTTACCTGTCTCAAGAG caCCAGCAGCAGGTCCTGGGAGCGATTGAGCGAGCCAAACAGGTCACCCCTCCTGAGATGAACTCAATTATTCGG CAGCAGCTTCAGGTTCACCAGCTCTCTCAGCTTCAGGGTTTAGCGTTACCCATGACCCATCTGCCCCTGGGCCTGACTCAGCACTCCCTGCCCGCCGTCACCTCCAACTCCGGCCTCCTGTCTCTGTCCAGCATCCTCGCATCCCACGCGCACCTGGCCAAGGAGGAAAAGAGCTTCCGCGACGCGGCTGACGGCCACCGTGACGAGGACGCCGACAAATCCGACTAG
- the LOC113112714 gene encoding amino-terminal enhancer of split-like isoform X2: MMFPQARHSASSQSTQSLKFTTSDSCDRIKDEFQFLQAQYHSLKLECDKLASEKSEMQRHYIMYYEMSYGLNIEMHKQAEIVKRLNGICAQVLPYLSQEHQQQVLGAIERAKQVTPPEMNSIIRQLQVHQLSQLQGLALPMTHLPLGLTQHSLPAVTSNSGLLSLSSILASHAHLAKEEKSFRDAADGHRDEDADKSD; this comes from the exons ATGATGTTTCCACAAGCCAGGCACTCG GCTTCGTCTCAATCGACACAGTCGCTCAAATTCACCACGTCAGACTCTTGTGATCGCATCAAAGATGAATTTCAGTTCCTGCAGGCCCAGTATCACAG TCTGAAGCTGGAATGTGATAAACTGGCGAGTGAGAAATCTGAAATGCAGCGTCATTACATAATG TATTATGAGATGTCATACGGACTCAACATTGAAATGCACAAGCAG GCCGAGATTGTGAAGAGATTGAACGGAATCTGTGCTCAGGTGTTGCCTTACCTGTCTCAAGAG caCCAGCAGCAGGTCCTGGGAGCGATTGAGCGAGCCAAACAGGTCACCCCTCCTGAGATGAACTCAATTATTCGG CAGCTTCAGGTTCACCAGCTCTCTCAGCTTCAGGGTTTAGCGTTACCCATGACCCATCTGCCCCTGGGCCTGACTCAGCACTCCCTGCCCGCCGTCACCTCCAACTCCGGCCTCCTGTCTCTGTCCAGCATCCTCGCATCCCACGCGCACCTGGCCAAGGAGGAAAAGAGCTTCCGCGACGCGGCTGACGGCCACCGTGACGAGGACGCCGACAAATCCGACTAG